In a single window of the Pyrococcus sp. NA2 genome:
- a CDS encoding radical SAM protein, with product MAKIVLTTDETLTSTYHDVPLLDFLGCAPYDKIPKFIFRILDSQIPDNNGVLTQAPYGLRKIEAALLRCYPRDEVVVAHPRKVEMFIDERTEIVALYEMDPLGLGPVTMMFTNGGQWKSYTYVKFRELVERINSVRERKKLKFKLVVGGPGAWQLEMRREERENLRIDHVVIGEAEHVICELFQEIVSGDADETIFIRRGPKIEEIPTIVAPSYKGLVEVMRGCGRGCRFCEPNLRVARFIPMEKIEEEIKVNVRAGIDHAWLHSEDIFLYKVEDRKNFYPNAEAVIELFEVARKYTRNVNPTHGTVAGALAVPGMIEEISRIVDANDNHWIGIQVGMETADPEIIGRLMNNKMKPFSPEEWPWVLLNGTYVFNKNYWFPAYTTILGLPGDNDDAEIMTARLIITMEKELEDKLGNRAHFTVTPLAFVPMGVLKGEEFYRVEDMITYGQFLHLYYAWKHLAREIIRGLPKVMKGNPFLVPFFPLARLGVRIVLRQIEKWGKKKGFEVKKLEPLDIRIEVEEHKWSPRPSLVEAY from the coding sequence ATGGCAAAGATAGTGCTAACCACGGATGAGACATTAACAAGTACGTACCACGATGTTCCCCTTTTGGACTTCCTTGGGTGTGCTCCCTATGATAAGATTCCAAAGTTCATATTCAGAATTCTCGACTCTCAAATTCCAGATAATAACGGGGTTTTAACTCAGGCACCTTATGGGCTTAGGAAAATAGAGGCCGCTTTGCTGAGATGCTATCCCAGAGATGAAGTTGTTGTTGCACATCCAAGGAAGGTTGAGATGTTCATAGATGAGAGAACCGAGATAGTGGCCCTCTATGAGATGGATCCTCTCGGTCTGGGACCTGTAACAATGATGTTCACCAATGGAGGACAGTGGAAGAGCTACACGTACGTTAAATTTAGGGAGCTCGTTGAGAGGATAAACTCGGTAAGGGAGAGGAAGAAGCTTAAATTTAAGTTAGTTGTTGGAGGGCCTGGAGCATGGCAACTTGAGATGAGAAGAGAGGAAAGGGAAAATCTAAGGATAGATCACGTCGTTATTGGTGAGGCAGAGCATGTAATCTGCGAGCTGTTTCAGGAGATAGTTAGTGGAGATGCAGATGAGACGATATTCATCAGAAGAGGTCCGAAGATTGAGGAGATACCAACGATAGTTGCCCCCTCATACAAGGGACTTGTCGAGGTCATGAGAGGGTGTGGAAGGGGATGTCGTTTCTGTGAACCAAATTTAAGAGTTGCAAGGTTCATTCCAATGGAGAAGATAGAGGAAGAGATAAAGGTTAACGTTAGAGCTGGAATAGACCATGCATGGCTACACAGCGAGGACATCTTCCTTTACAAAGTCGAGGATAGGAAGAATTTCTATCCAAACGCAGAAGCTGTAATAGAGTTGTTTGAAGTAGCAAGGAAATACACAAGGAACGTTAATCCAACCCATGGAACTGTAGCGGGAGCCCTTGCAGTCCCAGGGATGATAGAGGAGATATCGAGGATAGTGGATGCGAATGATAACCACTGGATAGGGATTCAAGTTGGAATGGAAACCGCTGATCCAGAAATCATTGGAAGGTTAATGAACAACAAGATGAAACCGTTTTCCCCGGAGGAGTGGCCATGGGTTCTCTTAAATGGAACGTACGTCTTTAACAAGAACTACTGGTTCCCAGCTTACACAACGATACTTGGTCTCCCTGGGGACAATGATGATGCAGAGATAATGACGGCGAGGCTCATAATAACCATGGAAAAGGAACTTGAGGACAAACTCGGGAATAGAGCCCACTTCACGGTGACACCATTGGCCTTCGTTCCAATGGGTGTCCTCAAGGGTGAGGAATTTTACAGGGTTGAGGATATGATAACCTATGGCCAATTCCTTCACCTCTACTACGCTTGGAAGCATCTTGCCAGGGAAATCATAAGAGGTCTACCCAAGGTCATGAAGGGCAACCCATTCCTGGTACCATTCTTCCCACTTGCAAGACTTGGAGTGAGAATTGTCCTAAGACAAATCGAAAAATGGGGGAAGAAGAAGGGTTTTGAGGTTAAGAAACTAGAGCCGCTTGACATAAGGATAGAAGTTGAGGAACACAAGTGGAGTCCAAGACCGAGTTTGGTTGAAGCTTATTAA